The DNA sequence ATACACCCCGCGCTGTACAGCGGTTGCTAGCGTGGATGCCCTGCAAAAACTACACGCAAGCACCTTGCCCAGTGACCAACTTCGCGCGATAACACGCCCCATACAGGCACCAACCGGCGTATCCGGCCCTGgggcgtggcgcgcaatTTTGGTCACAAGTTTTCGCACGCTTTGAGGCGCTCTAAAAATATGGCCACGCGCGTATCACGCTGAAAATAAAACGTCCTTGCCGAGATTCATATACTACAACTACGACATACATACAACCATCACCACTATGCCCCATGCTCGATCTTTTCCTCATCATAGCTTTCCGCTTGATATGCCCAAGGGAAGGTCAGTGCAGGGAGGATGATGAAGGAGTTGCTCTTGTCCGCAACGCCAACAAAGGCACTGTACCAAGCTGAACATGCAGCTCCAATCCCAAATGCACCAGCGATATGAAGTAAAACTGTTTGTGCAAGTTCACCATCATTGCGCACATACGCCAGGCCAAGAAATAAGTAATTCAAATCCAAGCAAAGGAAAAGCATAAATGAGGGAAGCGTGGATTTGAGCGTGCACAAAAGCATCAGGGTCGTGAAAATAAACCATGAAAACATGTACAGCCCGACAGTGTGCAGCAAATCCTTCGTGGTTTCTTTTTTGGAAAAGACGGTCTGTTGCACCCCACTAGGGCCGGATATTAAGAGGATGGCGTAGGAAATCCAATATGCACCGTACGATGTAAACGTCACGGCATCAAATGTGTTGCACGATGCAATTGACCACATACCCACAAGGACCTGGATCAGGCCACCGTATGCAATGCCGATACAAATCATAAAACTTGGGTCATTAAGACCTAATGTGCCAATATCGATTAAGGAGACCAAAAAGATGGACAATGCGAACGCGCAAAAccccagcggcgcggcatttGCAAACTtgcgtttgtgcgcatGGCAACAGAGACTTGGCTGAACATCCTTAGAATACGCAGAGTgcagatgctgcgccgcactcggGCCTAGCGCTGCTAATGGCCCATAACcgaagcgcgctgcttttaCCGCAGTATGCTTCTCTTCTGGGGACATGCTCTGCGTCTTGCGATCAAACAAGCTCATTCCGCAGTCGTAATCCTGATCACTCGACAAGGTCGCCGTGACAGTATCGCACGACAAAATCTCGTTCTTGGACATGGCGCCAAGGGTCTGTAGAATCTTTTTGCGATCCCTGACCTGCCAAAAGTAGTGGAAAGTCTATGCGCAGTCTTACACACAGTCAAAAAGGGACTGTCGATAATATGCTCCAAGGGTATGCTGGTGGAAAACAGTTTGCTTAGACCGGTTGGGCCGCCTCTGCGAGTGCCGGCCACAACCCCGAAGCTAATagagcggcggcggcagtgcTCGCTTATTTCATGCGCCCTGAGAGCACGGGCTCGGTGGCGTGGCCAATCATGCTATAGTGGCGTGTCGTACGCATCTGTGTGTTTGGGCTAAAGTTCGCCCATTGATAGTACAATACCGTTAATTGGACGGAAATTATTTTTATTTTGCCTTGCCCGAGCGCAGGCAGCTTATCACGTGTCGCTTTGAGTGGCTGCTACAGTGCAGTTGGGCAAGGGTTCCACGGGCTGGACGGGCTGGACGGGAAGTCGGCTGTGGCTGTTCTACACGCGTATTGTATATCCTGGAATCGGCGCATAGCTGTAGTTTCCAATAAACTGGGACTGTTCTACGGGTATATTGTATACCCTGGTGTCAGCATATAGCTTTATTTTCCAGTATTCTATCCTCTTCGTCATCATGCCGTCTCTTGCTGACAATGCTTGAGGCACCTTCTTGTGTCTACATATAGCTCGATACAGTCCATTACGCCTACTTTGTACTTTTTTGTATTCGTATGCTGTTTTTGCGTCTGGGAACTGGGCATAGCATTTGAGACACAGAGGTCAACGTGCACATCCG is a window from the Malassezia vespertilionis chromosome 7, complete sequence genome containing:
- the mug86_2 gene encoding Meiotically up-regulated protein 86 protein (EggNog:ENOG503NXGJ; COG:S; TransMembrane:6 (i97-117o123-146i153-171o191-214i221-239o245-267i)); amino-acid sequence: TLGAMSKNEILSCDTVTATLSSDQDYDCGMSLFDRKTQSMSPEEKHTAVKAARFGYGPLAALGPSAAQHLHSAYSKDVQPSLCCHAHKRKFANAAPLGFCAFALSIFLVSLIDIGTLGLNDPSFMICIGIAYGGLIQVLVGMWSIASCNTFDAVTFTSYGAYWISYAILLISGPSGVQQTVFSKKETTKDLLHTVGLYMFSWFIFTTLMLLCTLKSTLPSFMLFLCLDLNYLFLGLAYVRNDGELAQTVLLHIAGAFGIGAACSAWYSAFVGVADKSNSFIILPALTFPWAYQAESYDEEKIEHGA